One region of Micromonospora ureilytica genomic DNA includes:
- the gatA gene encoding Asp-tRNA(Asn)/Glu-tRNA(Gln) amidotransferase subunit GatA has protein sequence MSDLTRMTATEIASLVAGGETSAVEVTQAHLDRIAAVDDRVHAFLHVDTDGALAAARAVDERRAAGEELGPLAGVPVAVKDVLATRGVPTTVGSKILEGWRPPYDATIVQRLREAGTVMLGKTNMDEFAMGSSTEYSAYGPTHNPWDLGRIPGGSGGGSAAALAAYEAPLAIGSDTGGSIRQPGAVTGTVGAKPTYGGTSRYGLVAFSSSLDTPGPCARNVLDAALLHQVIGGHDPRDSTSIPQPVPDVVAAAKLGATGDLTGVRLGIVSEFVGEGAEPGVMAAFRESVDALTKMGAEVVEISCPTFAYALPAYYLIAPSECSSNLARFDGVRFGLRVGDDGNRSLEEVMSLTREAGFGPEVKRRIMIGTYALSSGYYDAYYGQAQKVRTLITRDFTAAFEQVDALISPTTPSVAFPLGARTADPYQMYLADLYTIPANLYGGPGISVPCGLSEGLPVGLQVMAPTLADDRMYRVAAALESAVGTFTPPTL, from the coding sequence ATGAGCGATTTGACCAGAATGACCGCGACGGAGATCGCGAGCCTGGTCGCCGGGGGCGAGACCTCCGCCGTCGAGGTGACCCAGGCGCACCTGGACCGGATCGCCGCGGTCGACGACCGCGTGCACGCCTTCCTGCACGTCGACACCGACGGCGCGCTCGCCGCGGCCCGCGCCGTGGACGAGCGCCGGGCTGCCGGCGAGGAGTTGGGCCCGCTCGCGGGTGTGCCGGTCGCGGTCAAGGACGTGCTCGCCACCCGGGGCGTGCCGACCACCGTGGGGTCGAAGATCCTGGAGGGCTGGCGCCCGCCGTACGACGCGACGATCGTGCAGCGGCTGCGGGAGGCCGGCACGGTGATGCTCGGCAAGACCAACATGGACGAGTTCGCGATGGGCTCCTCCACCGAATACTCGGCGTACGGCCCGACGCACAACCCGTGGGACCTGGGCCGGATCCCCGGTGGCTCGGGTGGTGGCAGCGCTGCCGCGCTTGCCGCGTACGAGGCGCCGCTGGCGATCGGCTCGGACACCGGCGGCTCGATCCGTCAGCCCGGCGCGGTCACCGGCACGGTGGGCGCCAAGCCCACCTACGGCGGCACCTCCCGTTACGGGCTGGTGGCCTTCTCCTCGTCGCTGGACACCCCTGGCCCGTGCGCCCGCAACGTGCTCGACGCGGCCCTGCTGCACCAGGTGATCGGCGGGCACGACCCGCGTGACTCCACCTCGATCCCGCAGCCCGTGCCGGACGTGGTGGCCGCGGCGAAGCTCGGCGCGACCGGCGACCTGACCGGTGTGCGGCTCGGCATCGTGAGTGAGTTCGTCGGCGAGGGCGCCGAGCCGGGCGTGATGGCAGCGTTCCGGGAGTCGGTGGACGCGCTGACCAAGATGGGCGCCGAGGTCGTCGAGATCTCCTGCCCGACGTTCGCGTACGCGCTGCCGGCGTACTACCTCATCGCCCCGAGCGAATGCTCCTCCAACCTGGCCCGGTTCGACGGCGTCCGGTTCGGCCTGCGGGTCGGCGACGACGGCAACCGGTCGCTGGAAGAGGTCATGTCGCTGACCCGCGAGGCCGGCTTCGGCCCGGAGGTCAAGCGCCGCATCATGATCGGCACGTACGCGCTGTCGTCGGGTTACTACGACGCGTACTACGGGCAGGCGCAGAAGGTCCGGACGCTCATCACCCGGGACTTCACCGCCGCGTTCGAGCAGGTCGACGCGCTGATCTCGCCCACCACCCCGTCGGTGGCGTTCCCGCTGGGCGCGCGGACCGCCGACCCGTACCAGATGTACCTGGCCGACCTGTACACGATCCCGGCCAACCTGTACGGCGGACCGGGCATCTCGGTGCCCTGCGGGCTCTCCGAGGGGCTGCCGGTCGGCCTGCAGGTGATGGCCCCGACGCTGGCCGACGACCGGATGTACCGGGTCGCCGCCGCGCTGGAGTCGGCCGTCGGCACGTTCACCCCACCGACGCTGTGA
- the gatC gene encoding Asp-tRNA(Asn)/Glu-tRNA(Gln) amidotransferase subunit GatC — MAAISREEVAHLARLSRLAVTEEELDTFAGQLDVILQAVAQVGEVAAADIPPTSHSVPLTNIFREDVVTPCLTPEEALSGAPDAEDQRFRVPRILTEDVAS, encoded by the coding sequence ATGGCCGCCATCTCCCGCGAGGAGGTCGCGCACCTGGCGCGCCTGTCGCGGCTCGCCGTCACCGAGGAGGAGCTGGACACGTTCGCCGGCCAGCTCGACGTGATCCTCCAGGCGGTCGCCCAGGTCGGCGAGGTCGCTGCCGCGGACATCCCGCCGACCTCGCACTCGGTGCCGCTGACCAACATCTTCCGCGAGGACGTCGTCACGCCGTGCCTGACCCCGGAGGAAGCGCTGTCGGGTGCGCCCGACGCCGAGGACCAGCGGTTCCGCGTACCGCGGATCCTGACCGAGGATGTGGCCTCATGA
- the gatB gene encoding Asp-tRNA(Asn)/Glu-tRNA(Gln) amidotransferase subunit GatB — translation MTTTLPAYDEVVARFEPVIGLETHVELGTNTKMFCGCPTDFGGEPNTRVCPVCLGLPGSLPVANKAAIEAIIRIGLALNCSIAEWCRFARKNYFYPDMPKNFQISQYDEPICVDGYLDVEVGGETVRIEIERVHLEEDTGKSLHVGGATGRIQGATESLVDYNRAGIPLVEIVTKPITGTGALAPDVAKAYVTELRDVIRTLGVSDVRMEEGSLRCDVNTSLNLPGAEWGTRTETKNVNSLRSVERAVRSEMLRQASVLDAGGRITQETRHFHEDTGDTTPGRSKETATDYRYFPEPDLVPIAPDPAWVAELKAALPELPRVHRRRLQEQWGLSDLDMQSVLNAGAVELIEATVAAGTTPAAARKWWLGELSRRANESGVELAEIGATPAQVAELQGLVDAGKLNDKMARTVLEGVVDGEGSPTEIMTNRGLEVVSDTGALTAAVDEAIAANPGIADKIRSGKVAAVGALVGAVMKTTRGQADAKTLRELILERLGVQG, via the coding sequence ATGACCACGACACTGCCCGCGTACGACGAGGTCGTTGCGCGCTTCGAACCGGTGATCGGCCTGGAGACCCATGTCGAGCTGGGCACGAACACCAAGATGTTCTGTGGTTGCCCGACCGACTTCGGTGGCGAGCCGAACACCCGGGTCTGCCCGGTGTGCCTGGGTCTGCCCGGTTCGCTGCCGGTGGCCAACAAGGCGGCCATCGAGGCGATCATCCGGATCGGCCTGGCGTTGAACTGCTCGATCGCCGAGTGGTGCCGGTTCGCCCGGAAGAACTACTTCTACCCGGACATGCCGAAGAACTTCCAGATCAGCCAGTACGACGAGCCGATCTGCGTCGACGGTTACCTGGACGTCGAGGTGGGCGGCGAGACGGTGCGGATCGAGATCGAGCGGGTGCACCTCGAGGAGGACACCGGCAAGTCGCTGCACGTCGGCGGTGCCACCGGTCGCATCCAGGGCGCGACGGAGTCGCTGGTCGACTACAACCGGGCCGGCATCCCCCTTGTGGAGATCGTCACCAAGCCGATCACGGGCACCGGTGCGCTCGCCCCCGACGTGGCCAAGGCGTACGTCACCGAGCTGCGCGACGTGATCCGCACCCTCGGCGTCTCCGACGTGCGGATGGAGGAGGGTTCGCTGCGCTGCGACGTGAACACCTCGCTCAACCTGCCGGGCGCGGAGTGGGGCACCCGTACCGAGACCAAGAACGTCAACTCGCTGCGGTCGGTGGAGCGGGCGGTCCGCTCGGAGATGCTGCGGCAGGCGTCGGTGCTCGACGCGGGCGGCCGGATCACCCAGGAGACGCGCCACTTCCACGAGGACACCGGCGACACGACCCCGGGTCGCTCGAAGGAGACGGCCACCGACTACCGGTACTTCCCGGAGCCGGATCTGGTGCCGATCGCCCCGGACCCGGCCTGGGTCGCCGAGCTGAAGGCCGCCCTGCCGGAGCTGCCCCGGGTGCACAGGCGTCGGCTCCAGGAGCAGTGGGGCCTCTCCGACCTGGACATGCAGTCGGTGCTGAACGCCGGCGCTGTCGAGCTGATCGAGGCCACCGTGGCCGCCGGCACCACCCCGGCGGCGGCCCGCAAGTGGTGGCTGGGTGAGCTGTCCCGCCGGGCCAACGAGAGCGGCGTGGAGCTGGCCGAGATCGGTGCCACCCCGGCCCAGGTCGCCGAGTTGCAGGGGCTTGTCGACGCCGGCAAGCTCAACGACAAGATGGCGCGCACGGTGCTGGAGGGCGTGGTCGACGGTGAGGGCTCACCCACCGAGATCATGACCAACCGGGGCCTGGAGGTCGTGTCGGACACCGGCGCGCTCACCGCAGCCGTGGACGAGGCGATCGCCGCGAACCCCGGCATCGCCGACAAGATCCGCAGTGGCAAGGTCGCGGCGGTCGGCGCGCTGGTCGGCGCGGTCATGAAGACCACCCGGGGCCAGGCCGACGCGAAGACCCTGCGTGAGCTGATCCTGGAGCGCCTCGGCGTCCAGGGCTGA
- a CDS encoding putative bifunctional diguanylate cyclase/phosphodiesterase, with translation MEVADPRNSLPAGRVAPFAAFVAGILAVAALTAAVPLARLPDELSGLPVAFWTMAALAVVCDARPFVPPGRRQTSAVFPSTCFTFAILLGWGLGPAVVVQALGVVLSGWRMGHAAWRTAFNVGQYACALAAAYGVIQLGSGTIFSGGRLHWTDVAAVGGAALAWFVVNYGLVSWAVRLRFGDRWWPTVRQGLGFELLSTGSLLLLAPVLVAAARVSAALIPLVLVPLFAVYRMARLTNEQQHLAAADPLTGLPNRKALLAEVAEQVHVHAERTARGEPDGQLALLLIDLDRFKNVNDALGHAVGDRLLVEVSARLTDVQPRPQMIARLGGDEFAIVMTGLTDVGQAREMADRVVEALAEPVPLDGLPLDVGGSIGIALFPEHGEDFATLMRHADVAMYDAKHRNDTVAVYAPESDHNSAERLGLLADLRRVLEASPSTEGPFDADAEPTGQGQGEDAAAPADGNGRHGVPSDAERTVDVPLVVTAEVRGGDGAALPSPAPGQPAPAGDPAPAVATAPPGAVRWWARRRRTDAELVHSDELINRIATGADPIRGRNARATVAGTRSGSTRERRAGGGNGRRSPNGSAVGKGRTGARRDVGPGTPGQPLEPTGWAHADDEPADDAGEITMYYQPQIAIATGEVVGVEALLRWRHPRRGMVDPEELIRVAEQSAVMRLLTRRVVDDVVEQLAKWSAAGIALRAALNVSVRDLHTGEIADQIADRLARHGVPAERLQVEITEGALMADPRRVLATISRLHRIGVAIALDDFGTGYSSLQHLRRLPLSEVKVDRSFVLGMADDADDAAIVRSMIELAGALGLRVVAEGVEDERTWRMLHAAGCDAAQGWFYARPMPAEELVTWLARYRPVRPTGGHPQPDVARRPTR, from the coding sequence GTGGAGGTCGCCGACCCACGCAACTCGCTTCCTGCGGGACGGGTCGCGCCGTTCGCCGCCTTCGTCGCCGGCATCCTGGCGGTCGCCGCGCTGACCGCCGCCGTTCCACTCGCGAGGCTCCCCGACGAACTGTCCGGGCTGCCGGTGGCGTTCTGGACGATGGCCGCGCTCGCCGTGGTCTGCGACGCGCGCCCGTTCGTTCCACCGGGGCGCCGGCAGACGTCGGCGGTGTTCCCGTCCACCTGCTTCACCTTCGCGATCCTGCTCGGCTGGGGCCTCGGCCCGGCGGTGGTGGTGCAGGCGCTGGGGGTGGTCCTCTCGGGTTGGCGGATGGGGCACGCCGCGTGGCGCACGGCGTTCAACGTCGGCCAGTACGCGTGTGCCCTCGCCGCCGCGTACGGGGTGATCCAGCTCGGGTCGGGCACGATCTTCTCCGGCGGACGGTTGCACTGGACCGACGTGGCCGCCGTCGGCGGCGCCGCGCTGGCCTGGTTCGTCGTCAACTACGGGTTGGTCAGCTGGGCGGTGCGGCTGCGTTTCGGAGATCGCTGGTGGCCCACCGTCCGTCAGGGCCTCGGGTTCGAGTTGCTCTCCACCGGCTCACTGCTGCTGCTCGCCCCGGTGCTGGTCGCCGCGGCGCGGGTCAGCGCCGCGCTGATCCCGCTGGTGCTGGTGCCGCTCTTCGCGGTCTACCGGATGGCGCGGTTGACGAACGAGCAGCAGCACCTCGCCGCCGCCGACCCGCTGACCGGGCTGCCCAACCGCAAGGCCCTGTTGGCCGAGGTGGCGGAGCAGGTGCACGTGCATGCCGAGCGGACCGCTCGCGGTGAACCCGACGGGCAGTTGGCACTGCTGCTGATCGACCTGGACCGCTTCAAGAACGTCAACGACGCCCTCGGGCACGCTGTGGGCGACCGGCTGCTGGTCGAGGTCAGCGCTCGGCTCACCGATGTGCAGCCCCGACCACAGATGATCGCCCGGCTCGGCGGTGACGAGTTCGCCATCGTGATGACCGGGCTGACCGACGTCGGTCAGGCGCGGGAGATGGCCGACCGGGTGGTCGAGGCGCTGGCCGAGCCGGTGCCGCTCGACGGGCTGCCGTTGGACGTGGGCGGGTCGATCGGGATCGCCCTCTTCCCCGAGCACGGCGAGGACTTCGCCACCCTGATGCGCCACGCCGACGTCGCGATGTACGACGCCAAGCACCGCAACGACACGGTGGCCGTGTACGCACCGGAGTCCGACCACAACTCCGCCGAGCGACTCGGCCTCCTCGCCGACCTGCGCCGCGTACTGGAGGCCAGCCCCTCGACCGAGGGGCCATTCGACGCCGACGCCGAGCCGACAGGTCAGGGTCAGGGCGAGGATGCGGCCGCGCCGGCGGACGGAAACGGCCGGCACGGCGTGCCGAGCGACGCCGAGCGGACTGTCGACGTACCCCTTGTCGTGACTGCGGAGGTGCGCGGCGGTGACGGGGCGGCGCTGCCCAGCCCAGCGCCGGGCCAGCCCGCGCCGGCGGGGGACCCGGCGCCGGCGGTCGCCACGGCCCCTCCGGGAGCTGTTCGGTGGTGGGCGCGCCGTCGGCGCACCGACGCCGAGCTGGTGCACTCCGATGAGCTGATCAACCGGATCGCCACCGGAGCCGACCCGATCCGGGGCCGCAACGCCCGTGCCACCGTCGCCGGCACCCGTTCCGGCTCGACCCGGGAGCGGCGCGCCGGGGGCGGGAACGGCCGGCGGTCCCCGAACGGCAGCGCGGTGGGCAAGGGTCGCACCGGGGCGCGGCGGGACGTCGGCCCCGGTACGCCCGGGCAGCCACTCGAACCGACCGGGTGGGCGCACGCGGACGACGAGCCGGCCGACGACGCCGGGGAAATCACCATGTACTACCAGCCGCAGATCGCCATCGCGACCGGCGAGGTGGTCGGCGTCGAGGCCCTGCTGCGCTGGCGACACCCCCGGCGGGGCATGGTCGACCCGGAGGAACTCATCCGGGTCGCCGAGCAGAGCGCAGTGATGCGACTGCTCACCCGTCGTGTCGTCGACGATGTGGTGGAGCAGCTCGCCAAGTGGTCGGCGGCCGGGATCGCCCTCCGCGCGGCGCTGAACGTGAGCGTGCGCGACCTGCACACCGGTGAGATCGCCGATCAGATCGCCGACCGGCTGGCCCGCCACGGGGTGCCGGCCGAGCGGCTGCAGGTCGAGATCACCGAGGGCGCGTTGATGGCCGACCCGCGCCGGGTGCTGGCCACCATCTCCCGGCTGCACCGGATCGGGGTGGCCATCGCGCTTGACGACTTCGGCACCGGCTACTCCTCCCTCCAGCACCTGCGCCGGCTGCCGCTGTCCGAGGTGAAGGTGGACCGGTCGTTCGTCCTCGGCATGGCCGACGACGCCGACGACGCGGCGATCGTCCGGTCGATGATCGAGCTGGCCGGCGCTCTGGGGCTGCGGGTGGTCGCCGAGGGTGTCGAGGACGAGCGGACCTGGCGGATGCTGCACGCCGCCGGCTGCGACGCCGCTCAGGGCTGGTTCTACGCCCGGCCGATGCCGGCCGAGGAGTTGGTCACCTGGCTGGCCCGGTACCGGCCGGTCCGCCCGACCGGCGGGCACCCGCAGCCGGACGTCGCTCGCCGCCCCACCCGCTGA